A part of Candidatus Poribacteria bacterium genomic DNA contains:
- a CDS encoding DUF433 domain-containing protein, with amino-acid sequence MMKKEQIMSQNPRVMHGALVFAGTRVPVETLIEYLVAGDSIDTFLVDFPTVSHEQAVAYLEMTLEYANARVA; translated from the coding sequence ATTATGAAAAAAGAACAGATTATGTCCCAGAATCCACGTGTGATGCATGGTGCTTTAGTTTTTGCTGGCACCCGAGTGCCTGTTGAAACCTTGATCGAGTATCTTGTAGCAGGAGATTCAATTGATACATTTCTCGTTGACTTCCCGACAGTTTCACACGAGCAAGCGGTTGCTTATCTGGAGATGACTCTGGAGTACGCGAATGCGCGTGTTGCTTGA
- a CDS encoding 6-phosphofructokinase has protein sequence MPKKIGVLTGGGDTSALNATLKGIALKAEELGFELVGFMEGWRGVLKGGRYFTLTPDLIDENRGGTLLKSSRTNLIKDNKLDEAVSNLKKLDISGLIPIGGDDTLTVGTALSDQFTTTFVTKTIDNDVGINPPEGDAVDYSKMVNYFCPGFPSSANSVINYVKDLRTTTYSHDRVIVVEAMGRDAGWLTLSAAYGLADLIVVPEMPYQPERLAEAIREKHAAQGNVIVVVSEGIRNDDGELMITSQAELDAFGHTKPGGCSEIIVETMKKLLPEISSSAFRALILGYLQRCGSPIPLDRDIAMKAGAMAVQALSDGMFNGVATITRTDAGIEPTLLPLDQVLKRDASGHVIRRSLDLRFYDAERYQISPAGVGYFRPLFGDLPHSELSLGNRLVEIREIG, from the coding sequence ATGCCAAAAAAGATCGGTGTTCTGACGGGTGGCGGTGATACAAGTGCTCTTAACGCCACCCTTAAGGGCATTGCATTGAAAGCCGAGGAACTCGGTTTTGAACTCGTCGGATTTATGGAAGGCTGGCGTGGTGTTTTGAAGGGTGGACGCTACTTTACGCTAACACCTGATCTGATTGACGAAAACCGAGGTGGGACACTTTTAAAGAGTTCACGCACAAACCTGATTAAAGATAATAAATTAGATGAAGCCGTCAGTAATCTGAAAAAACTGGACATTAGCGGGCTGATCCCGATCGGTGGTGATGATACGTTGACGGTCGGGACCGCTTTGTCGGACCAATTCACGACTACTTTCGTCACGAAAACCATTGATAATGATGTGGGTATCAATCCACCCGAAGGGGATGCCGTTGATTATTCTAAGATGGTGAACTATTTCTGTCCTGGCTTCCCTTCATCTGCGAACAGCGTCATCAATTACGTCAAAGATCTGCGGACAACGACCTACTCCCACGATCGTGTGATTGTTGTTGAAGCGATGGGGAGAGACGCGGGGTGGTTGACCTTATCCGCCGCTTATGGACTCGCGGACCTTATCGTTGTGCCAGAAATGCCGTATCAACCGGAGAGATTGGCGGAAGCGATTCGTGAAAAACACGCGGCACAAGGGAACGTCATCGTCGTGGTATCTGAGGGTATCCGAAATGACGATGGGGAACTGATGATTACTTCACAAGCGGAACTCGATGCTTTTGGGCACACGAAACCCGGGGGGTGTTCAGAAATTATCGTTGAGACGATGAAGAAACTCCTTCCCGAGATTTCGAGTTCTGCGTTCCGAGCATTGATACTCGGTTATCTCCAGCGGTGCGGTAGTCCGATTCCATTGGACAGAGATATCGCTATGAAGGCAGGTGCTATGGCAGTGCAAGCCCTCTCAGACGGGATGTTCAACGGTGTTGCGACGATTACTCGAACGGATGCCGGCATTGAACCGACCCTATTGCCGTTAGATCAAGTCCTGAAGCGGGATGCATCGGGGCATGTGATTCGGAGAAGTCTGGATCTGCGGTTCTACGACGCGGAACGTTACCAGATATCTCCAGCCGGGGTAGGATATTTCCGTCCGTTGTTTGGGGACTTGCCACACTCAGAATTGTCATTAGGTAATCGCTTGGTTGAGATTAGGGAGATTGGGTGA
- a CDS encoding thiamine pyrophosphate-binding protein: MTGGDLFVECLKEQGVSVIFGLPGNHLDTVYESLYNNQDSIAHYVTRHEGGAAFMADGYARATGDVGVCMTVPGPGSNNASIGIGEANTASSPVLWITGQNPSYLAQRDPKKSFHGLDQKAAFGTMTKHLEIVHRVDQIPGAINRSFSALRSGRPGPVLIELAKDALDAEADFPIPPWNNGIQTTASPQDVDAALSLLSTSERPLIVAGGGINHTRGTAEILEFAELLDAPIVMTGFGKGSVPEDSPCSIGVFRDGVSQVAMEASDLIVAVGTRFNYRDTGNWSLKMPQPLLHIEADPEEIHKEYPATVGIGANPKLVLRQLNAALRDEKPKGGWGEGLRELRRRWTATERPRILQEMRDVMPRDAILSVDVNVTGYGALPHFPCYYPGSYIFSGVSVAMGIGLTGAIGAQVAYPERKVVALSGDGGFLMTCPDLATAVLYNLPVVTLVMNDDQYTSIERGQLRRFGKRIGVELSNPDFVQFAESFGAVGLRVEDPNDFKPTFEKALALDKPVLLEVVK; encoded by the coding sequence ATGACCGGTGGAGATCTTTTTGTCGAATGTTTGAAAGAACAGGGTGTGAGTGTTATTTTCGGTTTGCCGGGTAACCATTTAGACACTGTTTATGAATCCCTATACAACAATCAGGACAGCATTGCTCACTATGTCACACGACACGAAGGCGGTGCGGCATTTATGGCGGATGGTTACGCTCGCGCAACAGGCGATGTTGGTGTCTGTATGACCGTCCCGGGTCCTGGTTCAAATAACGCCTCTATCGGTATCGGTGAAGCGAATACAGCGTCTTCGCCGGTGCTTTGGATTACTGGACAGAACCCCTCCTATTTAGCACAACGGGATCCGAAGAAGAGTTTCCACGGGTTGGATCAAAAAGCTGCCTTCGGCACGATGACGAAACATCTGGAAATTGTGCATCGGGTAGACCAGATTCCGGGTGCCATTAATCGGAGTTTCAGTGCGCTGCGTTCCGGTAGACCTGGACCTGTGCTGATCGAGTTGGCGAAAGATGCCTTGGATGCCGAAGCCGACTTTCCAATCCCGCCATGGAACAACGGTATTCAGACGACCGCAAGTCCACAGGACGTAGATGCGGCACTATCGTTGTTGAGCACTTCAGAACGTCCATTGATTGTTGCGGGTGGGGGTATTAATCATACACGTGGGACCGCAGAAATCCTTGAGTTCGCAGAACTGCTGGACGCGCCCATCGTGATGACGGGGTTTGGGAAAGGTTCAGTGCCTGAAGATTCGCCCTGTTCGATCGGTGTTTTCCGAGATGGCGTTTCCCAAGTAGCGATGGAAGCCTCTGACCTCATCGTTGCTGTCGGCACTCGGTTTAACTACCGTGATACCGGCAACTGGAGCCTCAAGATGCCGCAACCCTTGTTGCATATCGAAGCCGATCCAGAAGAAATTCACAAGGAATATCCTGCGACTGTCGGCATCGGTGCGAATCCGAAATTGGTTTTGCGTCAGTTGAACGCCGCCCTACGCGACGAGAAGCCGAAAGGCGGTTGGGGTGAAGGATTGCGCGAATTACGGAGACGCTGGACAGCAACCGAACGCCCTCGGATCCTCCAAGAGATGCGCGATGTGATGCCCCGTGACGCGATCTTGTCGGTTGACGTTAATGTTACGGGTTATGGCGCGCTGCCACATTTCCCGTGTTATTATCCGGGGAGTTACATCTTCTCCGGCGTATCCGTTGCGATGGGAATCGGATTGACAGGTGCCATCGGAGCACAGGTTGCCTATCCAGAGCGGAAAGTCGTCGCATTGAGCGGGGACGGTGGATTCTTAATGACGTGCCCAGACCTCGCAACCGCGGTGCTGTATAATCTACCGGTTGTCACACTTGTGATGAACGATGACCAGTATACCTCAATTGAACGCGGGCAGCTCCGTCGCTTCGGTAAACGGATTGGTGTTGAACTTAGCAACCCGGACTTCGTGCAGTTCGCAGAATCGTTCGGTGCGGTTGGGTTACGCGTCGAAGATCCAAATGATTTTAAGCCGACGTTTGAAAAGGCACTTGCTTTGGATAAACCGGTGCTCCTCGAAGTCGTCAAGTAG